Proteins encoded together in one Lachnospiraceae bacterium JLR.KK008 window:
- the der gene encoding ribosome biogenesis GTPase Der, whose translation MSGKKGKPIVAVVGRPNVGKSTLFNGLAGEMISIVKDTPGITRDRIYADVTWLDRAFTLIDTGGIEPDSRDVILSQMREQAQIAIDTADVILFMTDVRQGVTDADAKVADLLRRSQKPVVLVVNKVDSFDKYMPDVYEFYNLGIGEPIPISASSRLGIGELLDQVISHFPETAEDEEEDDRPKIAIVGKPNVGKSSIINKLIGENRVIVSDIAGTTRDAIDTEVVHGGREYVLIDTAGLRRKNKIKEELERFMIIRTVGAVERADVAVLVIDAQDGVTEQDAKIAGIAHERGKGVIIAVNKWDAVEKDDKTIYKYTNKVREVLSYMPYAELIFISARTGQRLPKLFDLIDAVIENHAQRVATGVLNEIMTEAVALQQPPSDKGKRLKLYYMTQVSVKPPTFVIFVNDRELMHFSYTRYIENKIREAFGFRGTPLRFIIRERKEK comes from the coding sequence ATGAGCGGAAAAAAGGGAAAGCCGATTGTGGCAGTGGTGGGCAGGCCGAATGTAGGAAAATCCACCTTGTTCAACGGACTGGCGGGAGAAATGATCTCCATCGTAAAAGACACGCCGGGAATTACAAGAGACAGAATCTATGCGGACGTCACATGGCTTGACAGAGCCTTTACGCTGATTGATACCGGAGGCATTGAGCCAGACAGCAGAGATGTGATCTTATCCCAGATGCGGGAACAGGCACAGATCGCCATCGATACGGCGGACGTTATTCTGTTTATGACAGACGTCAGACAGGGCGTTACCGATGCGGATGCGAAAGTGGCTGATCTGCTGCGCCGTTCTCAGAAACCGGTTGTTCTCGTTGTCAATAAAGTGGACAGTTTTGACAAGTACATGCCGGACGTCTATGAATTTTATAATCTGGGGATCGGTGAACCGATTCCGATCTCGGCATCCAGCCGTCTGGGAATCGGTGAACTGCTTGATCAGGTAATCAGTCATTTCCCGGAGACTGCGGAGGATGAGGAAGAGGATGATCGTCCGAAGATCGCCATTGTCGGCAAGCCCAATGTCGGTAAGTCGTCGATCATCAATAAGCTGATCGGGGAAAACCGGGTCATCGTCTCGGATATTGCCGGGACGACGAGAGACGCTATTGACACGGAGGTCGTGCATGGCGGCCGGGAATATGTGCTGATTGATACGGCAGGACTGCGGCGGAAAAATAAAATTAAGGAAGAGCTGGAGCGGTTTATGATCATCCGCACGGTTGGCGCAGTAGAGCGGGCGGATGTGGCGGTGCTCGTCATCGACGCTCAGGACGGCGTCACGGAGCAGGATGCAAAGATCGCCGGAATTGCCCATGAGAGGGGCAAAGGCGTAATCATCGCCGTCAACAAATGGGATGCAGTGGAGAAGGACGACAAGACGATCTATAAATATACGAACAAGGTGCGGGAAGTGCTGTCATACATGCCTTATGCGGAATTGATCTTTATCTCCGCACGGACAGGGCAGCGGCTGCCGAAACTGTTTGATCTGATCGACGCAGTCATCGAAAATCACGCTCAGCGAGTGGCGACCGGTGTGCTGAACGAGATTATGACGGAAGCGGTGGCATTGCAGCAGCCTCCCTCAGACAAGGGCAAACGACTGAAACTCTATTATATGACACAAGTGTCGGTAAAGCCGCCTACCTTTGTTATCTTTGTCAATGACAGGGAGCTGATGCACTTTTCCTATACGAGATACATTGAAAATAAGATCAGAGAAGCGTTTGGGTTCCGGGGGACGCCTCTGCGGTTTATCATAAGAGAAAGGAAAGAAAAATAA
- the aroA gene encoding 3-phosphoshikimate 1-carboxyvinyltransferase, translated as MICKKAEKLRGTVTVPGDKSISHRSVMFASLAEGTSKISGFLEGADCLSTIACFRKMGIEIEKQKNPGHILVRGRGLHGLCAPSSTLDAGNSGTTTRLISGILAAQPFTSRLTGDASIQKRPMKRIIEPLSRMGAQIKSERGNGCTPLLIEGAPLHGIHYTTNVASAQVKSAILLAGLYADGETRVTEPYVSRNHSEIMLRLFGADISSEGTTALLRPGNALYAHNIQVPGDISSAAYFIAAGSLVPGSEVLIKNVGINPTRDGILKAARMMGAHLTLENIRDDGGEPCADILVRSASLHGCEIGGSLIPTLIDELPVIAVMAACAQGTTVIRDAAELKVKESDRISVMVENLRAMGCEIEATDDGMIIHGGRPLHGAVIDSHNDHRIAMSFAVAALISDGETQIAGGDCVAISYPTFYEHLKALC; from the coding sequence ATCATATGTAAAAAAGCAGAAAAACTGCGGGGAACCGTAACTGTCCCCGGTGACAAGTCCATCTCCCACCGGAGTGTGATGTTTGCCTCCCTGGCAGAGGGAACCTCAAAGATCAGCGGATTTCTGGAAGGCGCGGACTGTCTCTCCACGATCGCCTGTTTCCGGAAAATGGGGATTGAGATTGAGAAACAGAAGAACCCGGGCCATATCCTCGTCCGCGGGCGGGGCCTGCACGGGCTGTGCGCCCCCTCTTCCACATTAGATGCCGGCAACAGCGGCACGACGACCCGGCTGATCTCCGGCATTCTCGCCGCTCAGCCGTTTACATCAAGACTGACCGGTGACGCTTCCATCCAAAAACGTCCGATGAAACGTATTATCGAACCCCTCTCCCGGATGGGCGCCCAAATCAAAAGTGAACGTGGCAACGGCTGCACCCCCCTTCTCATCGAAGGGGCTCCGCTCCATGGTATCCACTATACGACAAACGTCGCTTCCGCGCAGGTGAAATCCGCCATCCTGCTCGCCGGTCTGTACGCGGACGGAGAAACCAGAGTCACAGAGCCTTATGTAAGCAGAAATCATTCCGAGATCATGCTGCGTCTGTTCGGGGCTGACATCTCCTCCGAAGGAACGACTGCGCTCCTCCGACCGGGCAATGCCCTGTACGCACACAATATTCAAGTGCCGGGAGATATTTCCTCCGCCGCTTATTTTATCGCCGCCGGGTCATTGGTTCCCGGTTCTGAGGTCCTGATCAAAAATGTGGGCATCAATCCGACGAGAGACGGCATCCTCAAAGCCGCCAGAATGATGGGCGCTCACCTGACACTTGAAAATATCCGTGACGACGGCGGGGAACCGTGCGCGGACATTCTCGTCCGCTCTGCTTCTCTGCACGGCTGCGAGATCGGCGGCAGCCTCATTCCAACATTGATCGATGAGCTTCCTGTCATCGCTGTCATGGCCGCCTGCGCCCAGGGTACGACCGTCATCCGGGACGCCGCCGAGCTGAAAGTCAAAGAGTCCGACCGCATCAGCGTGATGGTGGAAAATCTGCGCGCGATGGGCTGTGAGATTGAGGCCACCGACGACGGCATGATCATCCACGGTGGCAGACCACTCCACGGCGCAGTCATCGACTCTCACAACGATCACCGCATCGCCATGAGCTTCGCCGTGGCCGCCCTTATCTCCGACGGAGAGACACAGATCGCCGGCGGCGACTGCGTTGCCATCTCTTATCCGACATTTTATGAACATTTAAAGGCGTTATGCTGA
- a CDS encoding MoxR family ATPase translates to MAENNFTSTREYVASEELMASVNVAIALQKPLLIKGEPGTGKTMLAEAVAKSLGKRLIVWNIKSTTKAQDGLYVYDTIQRLYDGQFGEEGVDDISRYIKLGKLGEAFDSEEQVVLLIDEIDKADLEFPNDLLWELDQMEFYIHETKRTVKAKQRPIVIITSNAEKELPDAFLRRCIFHYIAFPDAALMEEIVRVHYPHVEDNILKNAMEAFYDIRSMRDIRKKPSTSELIDWVNALQIGGICAEQIKTALPFIGVVVKKDEDLQTVLHNTD, encoded by the coding sequence ATGGCGGAAAACAATTTTACAAGTACGAGGGAATATGTAGCTTCGGAAGAGCTGATGGCGAGCGTCAATGTGGCGATCGCTCTGCAAAAGCCGCTGCTGATTAAGGGGGAGCCGGGAACAGGCAAGACGATGCTGGCGGAGGCAGTGGCAAAATCTCTCGGCAAACGGCTGATTGTCTGGAACATCAAGTCTACGACGAAGGCACAGGATGGCCTGTATGTGTATGATACCATCCAGCGTCTGTATGACGGACAGTTCGGGGAAGAAGGCGTGGACGACATCTCCCGCTATATCAAGCTGGGTAAGCTCGGGGAAGCCTTTGACAGTGAGGAGCAGGTCGTACTGCTGATCGATGAGATTGACAAGGCCGATCTGGAATTTCCCAATGATCTGTTGTGGGAGCTTGACCAGATGGAATTTTATATTCATGAGACAAAACGGACCGTTAAGGCGAAACAGCGGCCGATCGTGATCATTACTTCCAATGCGGAGAAGGAACTGCCGGATGCATTTCTGCGCAGGTGCATCTTCCATTACATTGCGTTTCCGGATGCAGCTTTGATGGAAGAGATTGTCAGAGTACACTATCCGCACGTGGAAGATAATATTCTGAAAAATGCCATGGAGGCTTTTTATGATATTCGTTCGATGCGTGACATCCGCAAGAAACCGAGTACATCGGAGCTGATCGACTGGGTGAATGCACTGCAGATCGGCGGGATCTGCGCGGAGCAGATCAAAACGGCGCTGCCGTTTATCGGCGTTGTCGTAAAGAAAGACGAAGATTTGCAGACTGTGCTGCACAATACGGATTGA
- a CDS encoding prephenate dehydrogenase, translating into MKAISCGFIGLGLIGGSIAKALKETHNTITIYACDTNAKALRQAKEEGVADFIFDQVDAAFSGCDMIFLCAPVSCNEENLLRLKQFLAKDSILTDVGSVKTGIHRQVAALGLDQSFIGGHPMAGSERYGYANAKAKLLENAYYILTPTETVPAWKLDFYKDLVSSIGAIPLVLPFAQHDYVTAAISHLPHVIASSLVNFVRDSDSQDGIMKLIAAGGFKDITRIASSSSDMWQQICLTNTDNISELLGRYIQALQRVKAQIDAQSEDEIYDFFSSARIYRDSFIEASSGPIKKVFSIRIDIADEPGALASIATILALNSISIKNIGITHNREREEGALRIEFYGEEKMQAAISILKNKGYHIYEKK; encoded by the coding sequence ATGAAAGCAATTTCCTGCGGTTTTATCGGCCTCGGCCTGATTGGAGGTTCTATCGCCAAGGCCCTGAAGGAAACCCACAATACAATTACAATTTATGCCTGTGACACGAATGCCAAAGCGCTCCGTCAGGCAAAAGAAGAAGGCGTTGCCGACTTCATCTTCGATCAGGTCGACGCTGCCTTTTCCGGCTGCGATATGATATTTTTATGCGCGCCCGTCTCCTGCAATGAAGAAAATCTGCTGCGGCTGAAGCAGTTTCTGGCAAAGGACAGTATTCTCACCGATGTCGGAAGCGTAAAGACAGGCATCCACAGACAGGTGGCGGCTCTGGGACTGGATCAATCCTTTATCGGAGGCCATCCGATGGCCGGCAGCGAACGCTACGGCTATGCCAATGCGAAGGCAAAGCTGCTGGAAAACGCCTACTATATTTTAACCCCCACGGAAACTGTCCCTGCGTGGAAACTGGATTTTTATAAAGATCTTGTCTCTTCCATCGGCGCCATTCCGCTTGTCCTGCCGTTTGCACAACACGATTATGTCACGGCAGCCATCAGCCACCTGCCCCACGTCATCGCCTCCTCCCTCGTGAATTTTGTCAGAGATTCCGATTCGCAGGACGGCATCATGAAACTGATCGCCGCCGGAGGCTTTAAGGATATTACCCGCATTGCCTCCTCCTCATCCGACATGTGGCAGCAGATCTGTCTGACAAACACAGATAATATTTCCGAGCTCCTGGGACGTTATATTCAGGCGTTGCAGCGTGTCAAAGCACAGATCGATGCACAGAGCGAAGACGAGATCTATGACTTTTTCAGCAGCGCCCGCATTTACCGCGATTCTTTTATCGAGGCATCCAGCGGTCCGATCAAAAAAGTATTTTCCATCCGGATCGATATTGCCGACGAACCGGGGGCACTGGCCTCTATCGCCACGATTCTGGCTCTGAACAGCATCAGTATCAAAAATATCGGCATCACCCATAACCGGGAACGGGAAGAAGGCGCTCTGCGCATTGAATTTTACGGGGAAGAAAAGATGCAGGCAGCCATCTCCATTCTCAAAAACAAAGGCTACCACATTTATGAAAAAAAATAA
- a CDS encoding NAD(P)H-dependent glycerol-3-phosphate dehydrogenase, giving the protein MASIGVIGAGSWGTALALLLYNNGHEVALWSVIEEEVELLRTKRENPDKLPGVKLPEDLLVTSDLSQAVAKDMLILAVPSPFVRSTAHNMRELVREGQIIVNVAKGVEEATLMTLSQIIKEEIPQADVAVMSGPSHAEEVGRGIPTTIVVGAESRETAEYVQSVFMSEVFRVYTSPDVLGIELGGALKNVVALAAGIADGLGYGDNTKAALITRGIAEIARLGTAMGGKTKTFAGLSGIGDLIVTCASMHSRNRRAGILIGKGYTCEEAMKEVKMVVEGVHSAKAAMGLAAKYDVQIPIIEQVNEVLFHGKKADEAVRDLMLRDKKLENTDMPWE; this is encoded by the coding sequence ATGGCATCGATTGGTGTAATCGGGGCAGGGAGCTGGGGCACCGCTCTGGCACTGCTTTTGTACAATAATGGACATGAGGTGGCTTTGTGGTCCGTGATTGAGGAAGAAGTGGAGCTGCTGCGGACAAAGAGAGAAAACCCGGATAAACTCCCCGGTGTGAAACTGCCGGAGGACCTGCTCGTAACCTCGGATCTGTCACAGGCTGTGGCGAAAGATATGCTGATTCTGGCTGTACCGTCTCCTTTTGTGCGCAGCACGGCGCACAATATGAGAGAGCTTGTGCGGGAGGGACAGATCATTGTCAATGTGGCCAAAGGTGTTGAGGAAGCAACACTGATGACACTGTCGCAGATCATCAAAGAAGAGATTCCGCAGGCCGATGTGGCGGTCATGTCCGGTCCGTCCCACGCGGAGGAAGTCGGCAGGGGGATACCGACGACGATTGTGGTCGGCGCAGAGAGCAGAGAGACGGCGGAATATGTACAGAGCGTGTTTATGAGCGAGGTGTTTCGCGTTTATACGAGCCCGGATGTGCTCGGTATCGAGCTTGGCGGGGCGCTGAAAAATGTGGTGGCGTTGGCGGCGGGCATTGCCGATGGCCTCGGTTATGGAGACAATACAAAGGCGGCGCTCATTACGAGAGGCATTGCCGAGATCGCAAGGCTCGGTACGGCGATGGGAGGCAAGACGAAGACATTTGCCGGACTCTCAGGCATCGGCGATCTGATTGTCACCTGCGCCAGTATGCACTCAAGAAACAGAAGGGCGGGTATTCTGATCGGGAAGGGGTATACCTGTGAGGAAGCAATGAAAGAGGTGAAGATGGTAGTGGAAGGCGTGCACTCCGCAAAGGCGGCCATGGGACTGGCTGCGAAGTATGATGTGCAGATTCCGATCATCGAGCAGGTCAATGAAGTACTGTTCCACGGAAAGAAGGCGGACGAGGCGGTAAGAGATCTGATGCTGCGGGATAAAAAATTAGAGAATACAGATATGCCGTGGGAATGA
- the plsY gene encoding glycerol-3-phosphate 1-O-acyltransferase PlsY: MERIICLGMGYVLGLFQTAYIYGKMHGVDIRQMGSGNAGTTNTLRVFGAKAGLIVFVGDVLKCVIAVLLARFLFSGSRPDIVYLLMLYAAAGAILGHNFPFYMGFRGGKGIATTAGLIAFHPAFLPMGVIVFFTVFLVTHYVSLGSLMLYAGFLIQLIVMGQMGFFHMSQTALCELYAVGAFLTVMAYVKHRANIVRLCKGEERKTYLTKKNKV, from the coding sequence ATGGAACGGATCATCTGTCTTGGAATGGGATACGTGCTGGGACTTTTTCAGACGGCTTATATTTATGGGAAGATGCATGGCGTGGACATCAGACAAATGGGGAGCGGCAACGCGGGTACGACTAACACATTGCGTGTGTTTGGCGCAAAAGCCGGTCTGATCGTGTTTGTCGGAGACGTACTGAAATGCGTGATCGCGGTTCTGCTGGCAAGGTTCTTATTCAGCGGCAGCAGACCGGATATTGTCTATCTGCTGATGCTGTATGCGGCAGCAGGTGCGATACTGGGACACAATTTCCCGTTTTATATGGGCTTTCGGGGAGGTAAAGGCATTGCAACTACGGCTGGACTGATTGCGTTTCATCCTGCTTTTCTGCCGATGGGTGTGATTGTGTTTTTTACGGTCTTTCTTGTCACACACTATGTATCCCTCGGATCGCTCATGCTCTATGCGGGCTTTCTGATCCAGCTTATCGTGATGGGGCAGATGGGATTTTTCCATATGAGCCAGACGGCCCTCTGTGAGCTGTATGCCGTCGGCGCTTTTCTGACGGTCATGGCCTATGTGAAACACAGGGCCAATATCGTGCGGCTCTGTAAGGGTGAGGAGAGAAAGACATATCTGACGAAAAAGAATAAAGTGTAG
- a CDS encoding VWA containing CoxE family protein yields the protein MFQKFFEVCKAKGLKITLSEWLTLQEALDKGLAGSSLTGFYYLSRMILVKSEVEFDKFDMAFEECFQGIQSENALTNQMLRWLNKEEMNEMLQIEEKQWLNQLEEIKVDKEDVEQKFKERLKDQDSEHNGGSYWIGTMGKTSFGNTGGNIGGVRVGGQTGYQSAFAVIGDRKFRDFRDDRVLDNRQFQQALRRLRQFSTRLDIPKTELDINGTIDKTCNNGGCLQIVMEKPRKNAVKLLLLMDSGGTMIPYTRLLNDLFQSVNKSNHYKDVKVYYFHNCIYSHLYKTPECENGDWIETEWMFRNLDSDYKVIIVGDAAMAPEELYSETGNYRGPNGGLAGMDWLLLLKKHYKKIVWMNPKMAPGKAPWREAETAVKEVFPMYKLTVDGLNRAMTVLMTQAKR from the coding sequence ATGTTTCAGAAATTTTTCGAAGTATGCAAAGCCAAGGGCCTGAAGATCACATTGAGCGAATGGCTGACATTGCAGGAAGCGCTGGATAAGGGGCTGGCCGGGAGCAGTCTGACCGGATTTTATTATCTTTCCCGCATGATCCTCGTTAAGAGCGAGGTGGAATTTGATAAATTTGATATGGCCTTTGAGGAATGCTTTCAGGGCATACAGTCCGAGAATGCGCTGACGAATCAGATGCTCCGCTGGCTTAACAAGGAAGAGATGAACGAAATGCTGCAGATCGAGGAAAAGCAGTGGCTCAATCAGCTCGAGGAGATCAAAGTCGATAAGGAAGATGTGGAGCAGAAGTTTAAAGAACGGCTGAAAGATCAGGACAGCGAACACAACGGCGGCAGCTATTGGATCGGGACGATGGGCAAAACATCGTTCGGCAATACGGGCGGCAATATCGGTGGTGTGCGGGTCGGCGGACAGACCGGATACCAGTCGGCGTTTGCGGTCATCGGCGATCGTAAGTTCCGGGATTTCCGCGATGACAGAGTGCTTGACAACAGACAGTTCCAGCAGGCGCTGCGGCGTCTGCGTCAGTTTTCCACGAGACTGGATATTCCCAAGACGGAACTGGACATAAATGGAACGATCGATAAGACATGCAATAATGGCGGCTGCCTGCAGATCGTGATGGAGAAACCGAGGAAGAATGCGGTTAAGCTGCTGTTGCTGATGGACTCCGGCGGGACGATGATCCCTTACACAAGGCTGCTCAACGATCTGTTTCAGTCCGTAAATAAGTCCAATCACTATAAGGACGTAAAAGTCTATTATTTTCATAACTGCATCTACAGCCATCTGTATAAGACGCCGGAATGCGAGAACGGCGACTGGATTGAGACGGAGTGGATGTTCCGCAATCTGGACAGCGACTATAAAGTGATCATTGTCGGGGACGCGGCCATGGCCCCGGAAGAGCTGTATTCCGAGACAGGCAATTACAGGGGACCAAACGGCGGACTTGCCGGCATGGACTGGCTGTTGCTCCTGAAAAAGCATTATAAAAAGATCGTCTGGATGAATCCGAAGATGGCTCCGGGGAAAGCGCCGTGGCGCGAAGCGGAGACAGCCGTGAAGGAAGTATTTCCCATGTATAAGCTGACGGTGGACGGTCTCAACCGGGCGATGACCGTGTTGATGACGCAGGCGAAGCGGTGA
- a CDS encoding DUF512 domain-containing protein translates to MKEKGHLIRNVLPESIAQEMEIEPGDLLLSINGNEITDIFDYQYYMQDEAVEVLVRKPSGEEWLLEIDKEYEEDLGVEFENGLMDDYRSCHNKCIFCFIDQMPPGMRETLYFKDDDSRLSFLQGNYVTLTNLSEHDIERIIRYRLSPINISFQTTNPELRCRMLNNRFAGEALKKVDRLYEGGIAMNGQIVLCKGINDGAELERSIRDLTGYMPLLESVSVVPVGLSKYREGLYPLEPFSKEDAVLVLSVIHRWQKELYARTGLHFVHASDEWYILAGQEMPEQERYDGYLQLENGVGMLRLLEEEFREALEDLCESGFRLERRREVSVATGLLAYSYIRRMAERLTDIQPALTIRVYPVRNQFFGEQITVSGLLTGSDIRAQLAGKELGETLFLPENVLRSGEEVFLDDMTLSELGSALQADINIVKSSGYDFVKQLVGVQDLNKRQNRESDTEN, encoded by the coding sequence ATGAAGGAAAAAGGACATCTGATCCGGAACGTGCTGCCGGAAAGCATTGCGCAGGAGATGGAAATTGAGCCGGGAGACCTGCTGCTTTCCATTAACGGTAATGAGATCACAGATATTTTCGACTATCAGTATTATATGCAGGACGAAGCCGTCGAAGTGCTGGTCAGAAAGCCTTCGGGAGAAGAATGGCTTCTGGAAATAGACAAAGAATACGAAGAGGATCTCGGTGTCGAGTTTGAAAATGGACTGATGGATGATTACCGGTCCTGTCATAATAAATGTATTTTCTGTTTTATTGATCAGATGCCGCCGGGGATGAGGGAAACGCTCTATTTTAAGGACGATGATTCCAGACTTTCTTTTTTGCAGGGGAATTACGTGACGCTGACCAATCTGTCGGAGCATGATATAGAGCGGATCATCCGGTATCGTCTCTCGCCGATCAACATTTCCTTTCAGACGACGAATCCGGAACTGCGCTGCCGGATGCTGAACAATCGTTTCGCCGGGGAAGCGCTGAAAAAGGTAGACAGGCTTTATGAAGGCGGGATTGCGATGAACGGACAGATCGTGTTGTGCAAGGGGATCAACGACGGCGCGGAGCTGGAGCGGAGCATCCGTGATCTGACCGGATATATGCCGCTTCTGGAGAGTGTCTCGGTTGTGCCGGTCGGGTTATCGAAGTACCGGGAAGGCCTGTATCCGCTGGAACCGTTTTCGAAGGAGGACGCGGTCCTAGTGCTCTCTGTGATCCACCGCTGGCAGAAAGAGCTCTATGCGCGGACGGGTCTGCACTTTGTCCATGCCAGTGATGAGTGGTATATTCTGGCGGGGCAGGAGATGCCCGAACAGGAGCGTTATGACGGTTATCTGCAGCTTGAAAACGGGGTGGGGATGCTCCGGCTTCTGGAAGAGGAGTTTCGGGAGGCGTTGGAGGACCTCTGTGAGAGTGGTTTTCGCCTGGAACGCCGGCGGGAAGTGTCTGTGGCTACGGGACTTTTGGCGTATTCTTATATTCGCAGGATGGCGGAGCGGTTGACGGACATACAGCCTGCGCTGACGATACGGGTCTATCCGGTCCGCAATCAGTTCTTCGGGGAACAGATCACTGTCTCGGGTCTGCTGACGGGCAGTGACATCAGGGCGCAGCTTGCAGGAAAAGAGCTGGGAGAGACCCTGTTTTTACCGGAGAATGTGCTGCGCAGCGGGGAAGAGGTATTTCTGGACGATATGACCCTGTCCGAACTGGGAAGTGCTTTACAAGCAGACATAAATATTGTAAAATCAAGCGGATATGATTTTGTGAAACAGCTGGTCGGAGTGCAGGACCTGAATAAAAGACAGAATCGGGAATCGGATACGGAAAATTAA
- the spoIVA gene encoding stage IV sporulation protein A, producing MQQYDLYKDIKNRCGGEIYLGVVGPVRTGKSTFIKRFMDLMVLPYMNDEHAKTRAQDELPQSSGGKTITTTEPKFIPKEAAGVTLGGGVDVKVRLIDCVGYMVEGAAGHMEEDVERMVKTPWSDVEIPFTQAAEIGTKKVISDHSTIGIVVTTDGSFGELPRENYIEAEERTIHELRRLKKPFIVLLNTEKPYSEDVKRQAGELTEKYGLTVMPVNCEQLKESDIYHILENVLYEFPLSMIEFYVPKWVEMLPVTHPLKADIIEQVSSLVRDMNTIRDVLEHPVTVSSEYVKRCKTDGISMSDGTVRVVLEVEDAYYYQMLSDLIGEEITGEYHLISVMKELAQMKKEYVKVIHAIESVRAKGYGVVTPEREEISLATPEVIRHGNKYGVKIKAESPSIHMIRANIQTEIAPIVGTQQQAEDLIRYISEAENTEDGIWETNIFGKTVEQLVNDGISSKIAMIGDESQVKLQETMQKIVNDSNGGMVCIII from the coding sequence ATGCAGCAATATGATTTATACAAAGATATTAAAAATCGATGCGGAGGGGAGATCTATCTGGGTGTGGTAGGTCCGGTACGCACCGGAAAATCTACGTTTATCAAGCGGTTCATGGATCTGATGGTACTTCCCTATATGAATGATGAACACGCGAAGACACGGGCACAGGACGAACTGCCCCAGAGCTCCGGCGGTAAAACGATCACCACGACAGAACCGAAATTCATACCAAAAGAAGCGGCGGGCGTCACACTCGGCGGCGGTGTGGACGTAAAAGTACGGCTGATCGACTGTGTGGGCTATATGGTAGAGGGCGCTGCCGGACATATGGAAGAAGACGTGGAGCGGATGGTGAAAACGCCATGGTCTGACGTGGAGATTCCCTTTACACAGGCGGCAGAGATCGGGACAAAGAAAGTCATCAGCGACCATTCCACGATCGGCATCGTTGTGACGACGGATGGCAGCTTCGGAGAACTGCCGCGGGAAAATTACATAGAGGCGGAGGAACGGACGATCCATGAGCTGAGACGTCTGAAGAAGCCGTTTATCGTTTTGCTGAATACGGAAAAGCCATATTCGGAAGATGTGAAACGACAGGCCGGAGAACTGACGGAGAAATACGGCCTGACTGTGATGCCAGTCAACTGTGAACAGTTGAAAGAAAGCGACATTTATCATATTCTGGAAAATGTGCTGTATGAGTTCCCGCTCTCGATGATAGAATTTTATGTGCCGAAATGGGTGGAGATGCTGCCGGTTACTCATCCGCTGAAGGCAGACATCATCGAGCAGGTGAGCAGCCTTGTCAGGGATATGAATACGATCCGTGATGTGCTGGAACATCCGGTCACAGTGAGCAGCGAATATGTGAAACGATGCAAGACAGACGGTATCAGTATGTCGGACGGCACGGTGCGGGTCGTGCTGGAGGTGGAAGACGCCTACTATTATCAGATGCTCAGTGATCTGATTGGCGAGGAGATCACAGGGGAATATCATCTGATCTCTGTGATGAAGGAACTTGCGCAGATGAAAAAAGAGTATGTGAAAGTGATCCATGCCATAGAGTCCGTGCGGGCCAAAGGGTACGGCGTTGTGACGCCGGAGCGGGAGGAGATCAGTCTTGCGACACCGGAGGTGATCCGGCATGGCAACAAATACGGCGTAAAGATCAAGGCGGAAAGTCCTTCGATCCATATGATCCGTGCCAATATCCAGACAGAGATCGCGCCGATCGTCGGTACCCAGCAGCAGGCGGAAGACCTGATCCGCTATATCTCTGAGGCGGAGAATACGGAAGATGGCATCTGGGAGACAAATATATTTGGTAAGACGGTGGAACAGCTTGTGAATGACGGAATTTCGAGCAAAATCGCCATGATCGGTGATGAAAGTCAGGTAAAATTGCAGGAAACGATGCAGAAGATTGTCAACGACTCTAATGGCGGCATGGTATGTATTATTATTTGA